The genomic window TCGGCGTCGCGCGCCAGAGGGATAAGGTACGGGACGGTTGTCTCTTCGCCCGTTTCGCCGCAGGCGCCGGCCGCCTCGCAGCGCAGCTCCGGGTCCTCGCTGGACAGGGCCTGGACCAGGATGGGCAGCCACTGCTGGTCGCAGTTGCGGCCCATGCCGAAAAGGGCGCTGGCCCGCAGCTTGGGGTCCGGGCTGTTGTAGGCATTGCGCAGGATCTCTTTCACGCGCGGGACGTTGGAGAAGGCGCCGATCGCCTCGATGGCGCGTCGGCGGACCTCGGGGGCCTTTGCGCCGTTCTCAATGACCGTGAGCATCGCTTTTTCCAGCTTGGGTCCGTCCCGGGACAGGAGCTTCCCCAGCTCCGCCAGCATCGTGTAGCGCCCCAGGGCGACGGCCGCGGCCGCTCGTATGCGCTCCTTGGGGTCGTTCAGCATCAGCGTGATGAGTGGGTCAATGAGGGAACGGTCCTCGGAATCGGACAGGCCCGCTATGGCCTTCTCCCTGACGTCTTCGTCAGGGTCTTGCAGGCACACGCGAAAGACGGCGGCGAAGTCCAGGTCGGCGTTGTCCTCCGCCAGATCAATAAGGCGCGAGAGTACCTGTCGCCGCCGCTCGATGTCAAGCGTCACCCAGCTACGCCGGAAACACTCAACCTCCTCCGACGTCATGGCGGAGACGTGAATGAGCCGCGCCGTACTGAGCGGCGTGTTGGCGTCTTGAAGCTCGGTGAGGTAATGCTCCAGGACCATCGTTCTTTCTAGCCCTTCGTGGAGACCGAGACGCCCTGACAGCAGAAAGCCGGCGTCAGGAGGGCGCCTCCCACCCACTTGCGCTCCCGAGAGAGCGCCAGGCCCTGTTTCAAGACCTGGTACATGTTTCCCGCGACCACGGTATTCTTCACGCGCCCAACGATCCGGCCCTTCTCTATTTTATAGCCGAGCAGAACATTGCCGCTGAAATCGCCGCCGACCACGTTGGTCTGGCCGGCGCCCAGGAGTCCTTCCACCAGCAGGCCGTCGGGGATGTCCGCGAGCATGTCCTGGTAGGGCGTGCCGCCCGGTTCGACGATGAGGACGCCGAGCGCGGGGGATGGCACGTTGCCCATCCCACGATCAGCGCTCCCCGTGCTGCGGGTGCGCGCCAGCCCCGCCGTCTGCAAGTCATACAGGAACTGCTTGGGGACGCCGTGGTCCACCAGCATGATGCGCTGGCTGGGCATGCCCTCGTCGTCGCAGATGCGGCTTCCCGCGCAGTCCGGGTACATGGGGTCGTCCCACAGGGTCAGGCCCTGGTCGAATATCTTCTGGCCGAGCTTGTCCACCAGGGGCGAGGCTCCCTGGAGCACCGTCTTGCCGTTGAGGGCCATCGCCAGGGAAGGCTCGAAGACCTGTGCGACGGCATCATGCGAGAAGACGACGGGCACGGGCCCTGACGGCGCGGGGGCCGTCTCGCGGGCGTACTCCAGTTGCTGGAGGACTGTGTCCGTAAGCCTCCGGTGGTCGAGAATGGGGTGCGGCGAGACCTCGTGGTCGCCGACGAAGAGCATGTCGTTCTCGCGCACGCGGTTGCCTTCCAAGGCCATGGCGCAGACGCTCTTGATGTAGCTGACGGCGCATCCGTTGCTGTTCATGATGCTTACCGTGGCCACGGCCCGCGTCACGCGCGCCTCGCACTGGAGGCCGTCGTGCTCGCGGCGCACCCGGTCAATCATAGACTGGCCCAGTTGCACCATCTCCTCGATAGTTACCTTCTCCACGGCGGGGTCGTAGCCATCCACAGAGGAGTATTCCACTCGGCCGGGGAGAGTGAACCTGGCCTCCGCGCCGTAGGGCGCCACCTCCAAGGTGCGTTGGAGCAGCCCATCCTGGTCATTGAGGTTGTTGGTGGAAGAGACGCCAACGCGCCCGTCCTTGACCAGGCGCAGAATGATCCTCTCCGTCTCGCGGCTCTGCAGCAGCTTCAGCCGGTTGGCCTCGAAGATGACCGGCGTCTCCTTCTGGGAGACGTGGAACACTTCGGCCTGCTCCGCGACCCTTTTCGCCTTCTCCAGGAGACCTTCCAGCACGTTCACTTGCCTCCCACCAGAAGGTTGCCGATGCGGATGTGCGGGCTGCCGTCGGAGACGGGGAGCGGTATCTGGCCGCCCTTGCCGCAACCGCCTCCCTGGTTCATGTGCAGGTCGTTGCCCACCGCCTCAACGTGCTCAAGGGTGGCGAAGACGTTGCCGGAGAGCATGACCGGGCGCAGCATCTCGGCGACTTTGCCGTTGCGAATCATGTACGCCTCGCCCGCCGAGAAGGTGAACTGCTCCATGCTGGTCATGCCGCCGTACCAGTTGCGCGCGTACACGCCCAGCTTGATGTCCGAAATCATGTCGTTGAAGCTGACTTTCCCCTGCTCGATGTAGGTGTTCGTCATGCGGACGATGGGCGGGAACCGGAAGTCCAGCGCCCGCGCGTTGCCCGTGGCGCTCTCCTTCATCTTGCCCGCCGTTTCCCGCGAATGCAAGCGGCCTACAAGATAGCCCTCCTTGATGAGGTACGTCTTGGTGGAGGGCGCGCCTTCATCGTCGTACTTGAAGCTGCCGCGCAGGCCGGGCACCGCCGCGCCGTCCACGATGTTCAGCATGGGCGGGCCGAACTTCCGGCCCAGCGCCATGATCTTCTTCATCTCCTCGTGTTCATACAGGAAGTCGGACTCGGAGAGGTGGCCGAAGGCCTCGTGGGTGAAAACGCCCGCCAGGATGGGGTCAAGAACCACGGTGTGTTCGCCGCCCTTTGCGTAGGGGGCCTTCAGCAGGGCCACGGCCCTCTCGGCGACTTCCTTCACCTGCGCCTGGATGCCCTGGACGACCGTGAAGTCGCCGTTGGACCCGATGCTGATGGCCGCTTGCTGAACGTCGCTGTCGGCGCGGGCCATCGCGGACAGGCGGAACGAGACGTCAACCTTGTGCTGCTCGATGTAGGCGCCTTCGGACGTCGCAAAGGCAATCCGACGCTGGCTGTCGGAGTAGCCCATGATGGAGGTAGTGACGCCTGGAGTGCTCCAGACGATCTCGTTGTACTCGTCCAGCAGCGCTTTCTTGCGGGGCAGGGGAACATCCAGCGGGTTCACCTTGCCGATGAAAGGCGGCACGATGTCCACGATAGGCTCCACGGGGGCGAGCTGGATGGCCTCCGAGCTGGCGAGGCGGGCCTGGCGCACGGCCAGCGCCACCTTGTCGCGCAAGCCGGTGGGTGTATTGAAGCTGACGAACCCCCAGCCGCCTTTGACCATGGCGCGGACGCACCCGCCAAGGGTGGTAGTCCGGCCAATGTCCTCCAGGTCCCGGCCTCGGTAGATTATCCGGGAACCCTCCGCCTCTTCAACCCGCACCTCGATGTAATCGGCGCGGTGTCCCTTGAGCGCGGCCTCAATACGGTCGCGTAGCTCCGCCATATTCAAAGCCTCAACACGGAAAGACGTAGCGAAAAATGGGCTTGCCCCGCATTATAGCAAAAGCCTTTGGGGGCCGACAGGGGCGTCTGTCCGTTGTGCGTCCTACGGCCTCGTGCTAGACTGGCGTCTCTGTCATAGCCCGGAAGGACACGAGGCGCGAATGCCACGCAGTTCAAAACGGTCGCCCGCTACTCGCAGACCCGTCGCACGGGCCGGACGGCCGTCCCTGACCGTCGCGGAGATCATGCGTCGGCTGAGCGCGGAGTATGGGCCTGTCACCGCGCCGCGCCGGTGGGACCCCGTGTCCGAGCTGGTCTACACCGTCCTCTCCCAGCACACCTCGGACGCCAACTCCACGCGCGCCTGCGCCAGCCTGCGGGCCGCCTTTCCCGCGTAGGAGGATGTCCTGGAGGCCGACTCCGATCGTCTGGCGGAGGCTATCTGGGCAGGCGGGTTGGCCCGCGTCAAAGCGCCGCGCATCAAAGCCATTTTGCAGGCGATAAAGGACAAGCGTGGCCGTCTGGAGTTGGACTTTCTGCGGGACATGTCCGTGCGGGAGGCCCGGGCGTGGCTACTGCAGCTACCCGGCGTCGGGCCGAAGACTGCGGGATGCGTGCTGCTCTTCGCGCTGGACAAGCCGGCGATGGTGGTGGACACCCACGTCCACCGCGTGGCGAAGCGGCTGGGGCTGCTGTCCGCGCGCTGCACGGCGGACCAGGCGCACGACGTGCTGGAGGAGCTGACGCCGCCGGAGTTGTACCTGCCGTTCCACATCTACCTCATCACCCACGGGCGCCGCGTGTGCAAGGCCCAGCGCCCCCGCTGCGAGGCGTGCGTCCTGGAGAACGGCTGTCCCAGCAGCACGCTGCGGACGACGCAGAAGAAACGCGACGAACGGTAGCGCGAACATTGCGCTTTTGTCGTTCGACGATTGGCAGGGCAGCGTAGATTCCTCGCGTTGCTTAGAATCACAGCCTATGTTCTGTCACCCCGAGCCCTTCGTCGTGCTCAGGGTAAACTCGCGAGGGGTCTCCCCCGCGAGGACCTATTGGGGAGATTCCTCGTCCTTCAAAGGAAGGACTCGGAATGACATAGCATGTGGCATTGTCCTCATTAGGGGCGCAGGGGACGGAGTCCCCGTCGGAGAGTCTGGGGGGCACCTCTCTCCCTTGCGTATTTCGTCGCGCGTGACCTATACTGAGCTTTGTCGTTCTGTCTGGAGGCGCGTATGAGCAAGCCACGGGTCGGCATCATCAACGTCACGGGCTACGCGGGCGTGGAGCTGGCGCGTATCCTGGCGCGTCACCCCGGCGTGAGCCTGGTGGCGGTCACGGGCCGCAGCGCCGCCGGGCAGAAGCTCGGCCAGTTCTTCCCGCACCTCGCGGACATTGACCTCACCATTGAGGCGGACATTGCAACGCCCGTGGACGTCGTTTTCTCCGCGCTGCCGCACAAGGACAGCGCCCTGCGCGTCGCGCCGCTCGTCGAGAAGGGTGTGCGCGTCGTGGACATCAGCGCCGACTTCCGCCTGAAGGACCTGGCGGTGTACGAGCAGTGGTATGGGGTGAAGCACCCCGCGCCGGAGCTAGTCAAGGAGGCGGTGTACGGGCTGACGGAGCTGTACCGCCCGCAGATCAAGAAAGCGCGCGTCGTCGCCAATCCGGGCTGCTATCCGACCAGCGCCATCCTGGCCCTCGCGCCTCTCGCCCGCGAGGGGCTGATCACCGCCGACGTCATCGTGGACAGCAAGTCGGGCGTCTCCGGCGCGGGCCGCGCGCTGGACGTGAAGTTCCAATTCGCGGAGGCCAACGAGAACGTCGCCG from Dehalococcoidia bacterium includes these protein-coding regions:
- a CDS encoding HEAT repeat domain-containing protein, encoding MVLEHYLTELQDANTPLSTARLIHVSAMTSEEVECFRRSWVTLDIERRRQVLSRLIDLAEDNADLDFAAVFRVCLQDPDEDVREKAIAGLSDSEDRSLIDPLITLMLNDPKERIRAAAAVALGRYTMLAELGKLLSRDGPKLEKAMLTVIENGAKAPEVRRRAIEAIGAFSNVPRVKEILRNAYNSPDPKLRASALFGMGRNCDQQWLPILVQALSSEDPELRCEAAGACGETGEETTVPYLIPLARDADAQVRDAAIQALGSIGGPTARKALLQLRQSTSPHIREAAEEALQKLESEEDPLDPGSF
- a CDS encoding metallopeptidase TldD-related protein, which gives rise to MLEGLLEKAKRVAEQAEVFHVSQKETPVIFEANRLKLLQSRETERIILRLVKDGRVGVSSTNNLNDQDGLLQRTLEVAPYGAEARFTLPGRVEYSSVDGYDPAVEKVTIEEMVQLGQSMIDRVRREHDGLQCEARVTRAVATVSIMNSNGCAVSYIKSVCAMALEGNRVRENDMLFVGDHEVSPHPILDHRRLTDTVLQQLEYARETAPAPSGPVPVVFSHDAVAQVFEPSLAMALNGKTVLQGASPLVDKLGQKIFDQGLTLWDDPMYPDCAGSRICDDEGMPSQRIMLVDHGVPKQFLYDLQTAGLARTRSTGSADRGMGNVPSPALGVLIVEPGGTPYQDMLADIPDGLLVEGLLGAGQTNVVGGDFSGNVLLGYKIEKGRIVGRVKNTVVAGNMYQVLKQGLALSRERKWVGGALLTPAFCCQGVSVSTKG
- a CDS encoding TldD/PmbA family protein; the encoded protein is MAELRDRIEAALKGHRADYIEVRVEEAEGSRIIYRGRDLEDIGRTTTLGGCVRAMVKGGWGFVSFNTPTGLRDKVALAVRQARLASSEAIQLAPVEPIVDIVPPFIGKVNPLDVPLPRKKALLDEYNEIVWSTPGVTTSIMGYSDSQRRIAFATSEGAYIEQHKVDVSFRLSAMARADSDVQQAAISIGSNGDFTVVQGIQAQVKEVAERAVALLKAPYAKGGEHTVVLDPILAGVFTHEAFGHLSESDFLYEHEEMKKIMALGRKFGPPMLNIVDGAAVPGLRGSFKYDDEGAPSTKTYLIKEGYLVGRLHSRETAGKMKESATGNARALDFRFPPIVRMTNTYIEQGKVSFNDMISDIKLGVYARNWYGGMTSMEQFTFSAGEAYMIRNGKVAEMLRPVMLSGNVFATLEHVEAVGNDLHMNQGGGCGKGGQIPLPVSDGSPHIRIGNLLVGGK
- the argC gene encoding N-acetyl-gamma-glutamyl-phosphate reductase; translated protein: MSKPRVGIINVTGYAGVELARILARHPGVSLVAVTGRSAAGQKLGQFFPHLADIDLTIEADIATPVDVVFSALPHKDSALRVAPLVEKGVRVVDISADFRLKDLAVYEQWYGVKHPAPELVKEAVYGLTELYRPQIKKARVVANPGCYPTSAILALAPLAREGLITADVIVDSKSGVSGAGRALDVKFQFAEANENVAAYGLDGHRHMPEIAQELAALRSGYEPRITFIPHLIPMTRGILSTCYAFPADRRITPDAAGKKHLMELFRQAYKGEPFVRVVDAPPGTKLTLGNNMCLIHPTLDTRTGRIIVVSCLDNLVKGAAGQAVQNMNLMLGLPETTGIDAFALYP